The nucleotide window ATttgagtactgttcatgcattcgtgatgtgttgattttcagggaattctaagcttatagtgagcttagtgaggtcctaaggaagctcggagtacttagtttgaaggttttggacgtcgggatagttgagttcgaagttggccggttttcttggaatttctccggtgagatttcgtagtttttagagccttaaagtagtgtaacgtgaatctacatgcttagggcttcattttgatataaaatgcatgaaaaatggttgagaaatgacggagaacaaggagattgaaaaatctccaattTTCCGGCGACCGGCGAACTAGTCCGACGACTAGAGGTTAGGGGTGATgcacgtgggggcgcgtggacccgtgcccaTCCCGACGCGTGGGGGCTCGTGCAGCCTCAgagaatttttctgaaaatatgTCGatgtccgtgacgtcgagtaggtcactatggtatattcatatacccaaattgagcatcgtatgagaagttatttcgaattgtcggttatgtgctttaaataacattgttttagttatttcgcatataggtgatacctatcccgaggacgagcgcatccagggacgtcacgggggttacgacccttcgacttatcagtgaatGGGCAGTTGTTTTCTATTTATACCTATATGctattgattttcccagaaattgaatttatatgaaagtatgttttaaaatgccatgcatgcatattatgagatatatgaattgataattgatgcatatatatatatgtgaattggtgatgtggacgcacaggcgagtatcaggtgagtttatatggtttatatgaattaatgaTGATGTGAATTTGTTGAGAGCTCGTAACCTGCACCCATGGTGTtaatgcttatattattcaccgcaccgcacgctcaccttggatccaagtaagtgcatgtcgtacagaccatgagagggttccgacatgctagtcgtacagatcactaaaggtggttccgactggtaggtgaccttagattatgcgcgcagatgattgatgagagaagcactagagcgtattattacaccattctcgtcgtacagactacttcaggtagttccgacttatgtgcagagtaacGCCATACAAGTCattgtggtgactccggctgagttggatattgagctatagaattaaccgtacaggaccaactgcagggtctccggttgattcattatgtcaccttttatattgatgcatccatattctgttATTGAGATttatagcatggcatattttctggatttgataaagattgatgatttgagatatatgaggatttatatactattatgttattttctgggaaagtatacaggttttacagtgaggggttagaattgttttgatgaaatgttttcgaaaagctttggttttactgacccactcaattttgttttgcgcccctccaggttctagttagcagcgttggtggcccaTGAGGATTCCCACGGCGTATTGACATACTatataaatgtaggactcacctacGGGTGTTGTAACGTAGTTATAGTcttacttgactgcacctagtaatTATGCTCTAAATTTATGTGTTTTACACTTAAACTTACTttagcatgctagttggatattattgctagtagttgatttttattccttcgtatttctcatatcttttgcttccgcatcgcacttttggttacgtcacgctcacgtgacggccagcacgccttgattctaggatcggggtgtgtcactacaTAATATTAGTTTGAAGCATTCAAGGATATATCATATATAGGATTTCGGTTAATAATGGAAAATTGAAGTTAGAGTCGGGCTTGGTTGACTGCAAGGTGTGCAAGGGTGTAGGTAACAGTGTCTGATACTAGTTTTCTATTAAAAGGGCAGTCAGTGGTGATGATTGCTGATGATGTTATGCTCAAAAGCTCACCATAGTTATTTTCATCTATCAATTGATAGAGAGATGGAGCCGTGATGGTGTGAAAGAGAACCCGAAAAGGGAGGGGATAAAGTGGCTATCGAGTCCAATAAGGCAAGGGGAAAAgatttgtcctttttttttttcaataaacaaattatatgaaaatccACCAAAACCTACAAAccaaatccattcaaattctttaaaatccatatgaattttgtaggaGTTTTAAATCCTCCTAAATCCTATCAAATCTAtcacttttaaaatcctttaaaatcttagtttgactacacccctTAATTTATGGGAGTGCAATGAGACTACCTAAAGGCAATGATTTAGGACTACAATATCAAAGAAGTAACTATTGCAGGACCATCTGGAGAGGTAAATCGGCAGCCTCGCACTAGTTAAGGGGTAAGGGTGGGGGAGGGGGAAGTATTTGGCAGTTTACTCGATAATGAATAAGACAGGAATGAGGATATAGCGGATATTTTGAGTGATGTTGGAATCAAATTCGAGCACATCAGCGGACAGAAGAGAAATCCAGTCGGAATTGCCCATAATCTCCGTCAAAGAGATAATGGAGTCGATTGGAGGTGGTTGAATCCAAAAAATCATAGTCCCACACATGACCGCATAATGTGAAGAGGACGTACAATCGGGTACGCCTGAGAAAACTTTCTCGTATCCGAGCATTTTTTCTTCGTTCCTCAAGGTGCGGTCGCTGACCTGCAAAATGCTCGGAGCAACACGAGCGCTTAAGCAGAAACCTAGGAAGCGGCTCGTGCATGTATAAACTAGTACATGCATTTTCGTCACCAGGATGTATAACCCAAAATAATCACTAGTTATTATGTTTGCTTCGTTGATATGATCTCTACTTATTTTGTTGCTTAAAGTAGGGGTGGGTtggaaaaaccgaaaaccgaaaaaaaccgacaaccgaaccgaaccgagaccgaaaaaaaccgaaccgaaaaaaaaaccgaaccgaatctgttgaaccgaaccgaaccgaatttagttggttcagtttcggtttttgaggtaTGAAAACCGGACcggaccgaaccgaaccgaaatatgaaaataaaatataaatactcAAAACCTGCTGGAGAGGAGATTCGAACCCCTTCCGTCCAGGTTGGGGATAGCTTCCTTCAAACCAACTTGACTGTAGGCTTTGTATTGCTATAATTGTACCAGTATAATATTTATAGGTATTCTAATCTTaatgttttataaaatttataaagttcacaaaccctagccgtcattcattttcttttcattctcaaatctctcctctctttctctcatccGCTGCGCTTCCTCAGTCTCTCGCTCCCCAAAAATCAAACGCCGCGGCAAACAGGCGCTGAAAAATGGATGGGGGGAGTTCCGGCGCTGCTTCCGACGCTGCAAGTGAAGGCGATGATCCTGATCAACTCCGCCTTGTCCGATGACACGCGTACTGTGGTGGATTCGGTGGAGTTGGAGCTCACCGACATGGACCTCAAATCCATCTCCTCCAGGTCCTTGCCCGACCCGCATACCCTCCGAAAGTCCTCTCACCTCCTCGGCCCCAAAGTCCTCCAGGTATTGACTCTGCGGTCAGGCACGAGGACCGATGTGCAGAAGAAATCGTATAAGACGGGGGTGGGTCGACGCGGAGGAAGCGCGGCGGAGGAGGGAAGACAACTTGGTGGAGATCAAGAAGAATAAGCGGGAGGATAGTTTGCTCAAGAAAAGGAGGGAAGGATTGAGTCAGTCCCAGCAGCAGCTGCTTGATGGGTCCCAGTCCACCGTCGTTTTGGAGAAGAGGGTACTGCTTCgtgtttttgatgatttttgttTGAAAGTTCTTAgctttaatttgtgttttgttCTTTTTGATTAGTGATTAGGGGATTTGAATTATGCTTTATTTGGAATTGTTGCGGGATTAGTTAGTTTATCAGCGTATGCTTGGTTGCTAGGAAagtgtaaggaattgaaatgggAATTACCGTTTAATAAGAAGTTGATTGTAAGGGTTAATCGATCTTTGTATGCTTATTTCGGATTtcgttggatttttttttctgttgtgCATGAGTACAGAGAAACTGTGGGAAAGTGAAGGAAGTGCTGAATTATTGAGTATTGTCCTCTCAATGCTTTTAAAGAATAGCACAACTAGTTTGGAAAGTGCTGAATGATACATGATATCTGAAAGTCTTTTCGATTTGAGAAAAGCATGGCTCCTATCGTGAATACTGTTTTACTTGGATTAGGATATTGTAATTCTGTAACTGTGAATCagttgtttctctctctctctctctctctctacctacTTAGTTGGGTTCTAATTGATGAGTGTGGTGATGTTTGCAATATATTAGGTCGGACCTAGTGCCTGCATACGTTCGGCTTCTTCGGGATAATGAGGCTGAAGTACGAATAGCTGCTGCAGGAAAAGTAACTAAGTTTTGCcgaattgagaaaaaaaaaaaaaaaaccgaaaaaaaaccgaaaccgaaccgaaaaaaaaaccgaaccgaaaaaaaccgaaaaaaatttgggccgaaccgaactgaaccaaaatttcggtttggtttcggttttggcaaaaaaccgaaccgataagaaccgaacccagccctagctTAAAGTGTATGATCTCATCTTATCTTTCAATGGACATGATTTTTGGAGGAATAACGTAAACAAAAATGATCGGTAACTGCTTTCAGTTTTCATTTATGTGGAACTGCGAAATAACTTTTTTCCGTTGGTCAAATTGTGAATTTGAGGTCACGGTATGAAAAGGGAGTATGAGTCAGTCcgaaaatttagggtttaaaaGAGTCCATAGTAACTTTCTATGAAGTTTACGGAGTCGGTCAGTTTTTGGTGAAATCTACGTTGGTAGGCCTGAGGCTCATATCCGCAGTCGAACGCAAGAGTCCAACGGCCGAAAGGTCCCGTCAACTGGAGCATGAAGCATGTTTTGCCATCACCATTTATGCTTTTATATCAGACTGTATGCTAAGACTACAAGAAATTCAGATTTCATCGACACAAGGCATCACTAAGTTACCAGGAGTCCAGGACCCTTCAGTTTCAAATTTCTA belongs to Malus sylvestris chromosome 17, drMalSylv7.2, whole genome shotgun sequence and includes:
- the LOC126611388 gene encoding uncharacterized protein LOC126611388 is translated as MGGVPALLPTLQVKAMILINSALSDDTRTVVDSVELELTDMDLKSISSRSLPDPHTLRKSSHLLGPKVLQVLTLRSGTRTDVQKKSYKTGVGRRGGSAAEEGRQLGGDQEE